A window of the Serinus canaria isolate serCan28SL12 chromosome 20, serCan2020, whole genome shotgun sequence genome harbors these coding sequences:
- the EIF6 gene encoding eukaryotic translation initiation factor 6 yields the protein MAVRASFENNNELGCFAKLTNAYCLVAIGGSENFYSVFEGELFGTIPVVHASIAGCRIIGRMCVGNRHGLLVPSSTTDQELQHIRNSLPDSVRIQRVEERLSALGNVTTCNDYVALVHPDLDRETEEILADVLKVEVFRQTVADQVLVGSYCVFSNQGGIVHPKTSIDDQDELSSLLQVPLVAGTVNRGSEVIAAGMVVNDWCAFCGLDTTSTELSVIESIFRLNEAQPSTIATNMRDSLIDSLT from the exons ATGGCGGTCCGCGCCAGCTTCGAGAACAACAACGAGCTGGGCTGCTTCGCCAAGCTCACCAACGCCTATTGCCTCGTGGCCATCGGCGGCTCCGAGAACTTCTACAG CGTGTTCGAGGGGGAGCTCTTCGGGACCATCCCGGTGGTTCACGCGTCCATCGCTGGCTGTCGCATCATCGGCAGGATGTGTGTGG GGAACAGGCACGGGTTGCTGGTGCCGAGCAGCACAACagaccaggagctgcagcacatccGGAACAGCCTCCCCGACTCCGTGCGCATCCAGCGCGTGGAGGAGCGGCTCTCGGCCCTGGGCAACGTCACCACCTGCAATGACTACGTGGCTCTGGTGCACCCGGACCTGGACAGG GAGACAGAAGAGATCCTGGCAGATGTGCTGAAGGTGGAAGTGTTCAGACAAACAGTAGCAGACCAGGTGCTGGTTGGGAGTTACTGTGTTTTCAGTAACCAGGGAGGAATAGTACACCCCAAGACTTCAATCGATGACCAGGATGAGCTGTCTTCTCTGCTGCAGGTCCCACTCGTG gcagggacagtgaACCGCGGCAGCGAGGTGATCGCAGCGGGGATGGTGGTCAACGACTGGTGCGCCTTCTGCGGGCTGGACACCACCAGCACCGAGCTCTCTGTCATCGAGAGCATCTTCAGGCTCAACGAGGCTCAGCCGAGCACCATCGCCACCAACATGAGGGATTCCCTGATTGACAG